One genomic segment of Bacteroidales bacterium includes these proteins:
- a CDS encoding energy transducer TonB, which translates to MATPVKYRNGLAGTLIFHGILLFILLFMAFRTPLPLPEEQGIMVDFGNSNFGMGNYEPRRNDPAPVQPKPVQTSQPEQEDPVLTQDIEEAVTIPPKPETKPKEKETKPKEEPKETPKEEPKPVEEPKPVERTVNQRALYPGRGDNASTATSQGEAGGEGNQGVTTGAPDVHVYGEGGDDGRGTFSLSGRGLQGRLPLPVYKSQEQGKVVVEITVDKDGNVSNAIAGVKGSTTLDKTLLDAALKAAKQAKFTRKPDAPVQKGTITYIFKLQGE; encoded by the coding sequence ATGGCAACACCGGTCAAATATCGTAACGGATTAGCTGGTACCCTTATTTTCCATGGTATCTTGTTGTTCATTTTGTTATTCATGGCTTTCAGGACTCCCTTACCATTACCTGAAGAACAAGGCATTATGGTCGATTTTGGAAATAGTAATTTTGGAATGGGAAATTATGAACCCCGGAGAAACGATCCCGCGCCGGTTCAACCAAAACCTGTTCAAACATCACAACCCGAACAGGAAGATCCGGTCTTAACACAGGACATAGAAGAAGCCGTAACCATTCCTCCAAAGCCAGAAACCAAACCTAAAGAAAAAGAGACCAAACCCAAAGAAGAGCCTAAAGAAACGCCCAAAGAGGAACCGAAGCCGGTTGAAGAACCGAAACCTGTTGAAAGAACAGTAAACCAACGGGCACTTTATCCCGGAAGGGGAGATAACGCCAGCACAGCCACCAGTCAGGGAGAGGCCGGAGGAGAAGGCAATCAGGGAGTTACCACCGGAGCACCGGATGTACACGTTTATGGAGAAGGCGGAGATGACGGCAGAGGTACTTTCTCATTAAGTGGAAGAGGTTTACAGGGAAGACTTCCCCTACCAGTTTATAAATCCCAGGAACAGGGTAAGGTAGTAGTAGAAATCACTGTCGATAAAGATGGAAATGTAAGTAATGCCATTGCAGGAGTCAAAGGATCGACCACTTTGGATAAAACACTGCTCGATGCTGCTTTAAAAGCCGCTAAACAGGCTAAATTCACACGAAAACCCGATGCTCCCGTACAAAAAGGGACCATTACCTATATCTTTAAATTACAGGGAGAATAA
- a CDS encoding biopolymer transporter ExbD, whose product MAIRSSNKINPSFSMSSMTDLVFLLLIFFMITSTLVSPNALKLLLPQSNNQTSAKAVTSVSISKDLHYYIETTPVPLADLERQLQLKLMDAPDPTISLHMDETVQVKDMVKVMNIAARNKYKLIMATSPERRR is encoded by the coding sequence ATGGCTATCCGCTCATCAAATAAGATCAATCCGTCATTCAGTATGTCATCGATGACCGACCTGGTCTTTTTATTGCTCATATTTTTTATGATCACCTCTACCCTGGTAAGCCCAAATGCTTTGAAATTACTCTTACCCCAAAGCAATAACCAGACTTCAGCTAAAGCAGTTACCAGTGTATCCATCTCCAAGGACCTTCATTATTACATTGAAACCACTCCTGTTCCACTGGCAGACCTGGAGCGTCAGTTGCAGTTAAAACTCATGGATGCTCCCGATCCGACCATTTCCCTGCACATGGATGAAACTGTACAGGTGAAGGACATGGTGAAAGTAATGAATATAGCGGCACGGAATAAATATAAATTAATCATGGCTACCTCACCCGAAAGGAGACGGTAA
- a CDS encoding MotA/TolQ/ExbB proton channel family protein, which translates to MVNALDAAPEEVSMPLWDLALKGGWIMIPIAALSVLAVYIFVERYFAIRKAAQTDENFMNRIKDYIHEGKIESALALCQSTDSPIARMIEKGIQRIGRPLSDINTAIENVGRLEIFKLERGLPALATAAGGAPMLGFLGTVTGMVRAFYDMSMAGNNIDIQILSSGIYEAMVTTVAGLFVGIIAYFAYNILVASIEKVVNGLEANTTEFMDLLNEPVK; encoded by the coding sequence ATGGTGAATGCCTTAGATGCGGCACCGGAAGAAGTTAGTATGCCATTATGGGATCTTGCCCTCAAAGGAGGATGGATCATGATTCCTATTGCAGCATTGTCAGTTCTTGCTGTCTATATTTTTGTAGAACGTTACTTCGCCATACGTAAAGCGGCACAAACAGATGAAAACTTTATGAACCGTATCAAGGATTATATCCATGAAGGTAAAATTGAGTCTGCCCTAGCCCTTTGCCAATCTACTGATAGCCCTATCGCACGTATGATCGAAAAAGGGATTCAACGTATCGGACGCCCGTTAAGTGATATCAATACTGCTATAGAAAATGTAGGACGATTAGAAATATTTAAACTGGAAAGAGGGTTACCGGCATTGGCCACTGCCGCCGGAGGTGCTCCCATGCTTGGGTTCTTAGGAACTGTTACCGGTATGGTAAGGGCATTTTATGATATGTCGATGGCCGGGAACAATATCGATATCCAGATACTATCATCCGGTATCTATGAAGCAATGGTCACAACAGTAGCTGGTCTATTTGTAGGTATCATTGCCTATTTTGCCTACAATATATTAGTAGCCAGCATTGAAAAAGTGGTCAATGGACTGGAAGCCAATACCACCGAATTTATGGATTTACTCAATGAACCGGTAAAATAA
- the nhaD gene encoding sodium:proton antiporter NhaD, producing the protein MFYLIIAIFIIGYSAIALEHTLKIDKAASALITAALVWVCIAFGGDTIYPELTSFQDYTKLNPGASVMDFVTHHELIEHLGEISEILFFLLGAMTIVEIIDSHGGFSILSKIIKTTKKVKLLWIFSFLTFFMSAALDNLTTTIVMIALMQKLIGGKNTRWFFASMVVIAANAGGAWSPIGDVTTIMLWIGGQITAANIIKQLFIPSLICMLIPLIIVSFTMKGNAVPPSRTDRAKSKVPTTDRERWIVLVSGVLGLLFVPVFKSITHLPPYLGVLLVLGFMWVMTEILHRRKQKELRMRLTLAGILKKIDTPTIFFFLGILLAVAGLESAGHLNIFSAFLDEKVHNIYAINIAIGTLSSIVDNVPLVAGTMGMYDVMTPETLATIADPARAAYMSHFVTDGTFWELLAYCAGTGGSMLIIGSAAGVAAMGLTKIDFIWYVKKVTLLAAAGYLSGVAAYYLLMG; encoded by the coding sequence ATGTTTTACCTGATCATTGCTATTTTCATTATAGGCTATTCTGCTATTGCACTGGAGCATACATTAAAAATAGACAAAGCGGCTTCTGCCCTGATTACGGCTGCTTTAGTATGGGTATGTATTGCTTTTGGCGGTGATACGATTTATCCTGAATTAACCAGTTTCCAGGATTACACAAAACTGAATCCGGGAGCTTCGGTAATGGATTTTGTGACCCATCATGAGTTAATAGAACATCTTGGCGAGATCAGCGAAATCCTGTTTTTTCTTCTGGGTGCTATGACTATTGTCGAAATTATCGATAGTCATGGAGGGTTCAGCATTTTATCCAAAATAATCAAGACCACCAAAAAGGTGAAGTTATTATGGATATTCTCATTCCTTACTTTTTTTATGTCGGCGGCACTGGATAACCTCACGACCACTATTGTGATGATTGCTCTCATGCAAAAATTAATCGGCGGCAAGAATACGCGTTGGTTTTTCGCCAGTATGGTGGTTATAGCTGCCAATGCCGGCGGCGCCTGGTCACCGATCGGGGATGTGACCACCATTATGTTATGGATCGGCGGACAAATTACCGCTGCCAACATTATCAAACAATTATTTATACCCAGTTTAATCTGTATGCTGATACCCCTTATCATTGTATCATTTACTATGAAGGGAAATGCAGTTCCACCGTCCCGTACGGACCGGGCGAAATCAAAAGTCCCGACAACCGACCGGGAACGATGGATAGTCCTGGTATCAGGAGTTTTAGGGCTATTATTTGTCCCGGTATTTAAATCCATTACCCATCTTCCTCCTTATCTTGGGGTTTTACTGGTATTAGGATTTATGTGGGTCATGACGGAAATTTTGCATCGCCGCAAACAGAAGGAATTAAGGATGCGCCTGACCCTGGCCGGGATACTGAAAAAAATCGATACGCCTACGATTTTCTTCTTTCTAGGTATCTTACTGGCCGTTGCAGGTCTGGAATCTGCAGGACACCTAAACATATTCAGCGCTTTTCTCGATGAGAAAGTACACAATATCTATGCAATAAACATTGCTATTGGTACGTTATCCTCGATAGTGGATAATGTACCTCTGGTAGCAGGTACCATGGGGATGTATGACGTAATGACCCCTGAAACATTAGCTACGATCGCCGATCCGGCCAGAGCAGCATATATGAGTCATTTTGTTACAGACGGAACATTCTGGGAACTGTTGGCATACTGTGCCGGAACCGGGGGAAGTATGTTGATCATTGGTTCTGCTGCTGGTGTAGCTGCAATGGGATTGACAAAAATAGATTTCATATGGTATGTAAAAAAAGTAACCCTATTGGCAGCAGCAGGATATCTTTCCGGGGTCGCAGCATATTATTTGTTGATGGGATGA
- the typA gene encoding translational GTPase TypA — protein sequence MSKIRNIAIIAHVDHGKTTLVDNLIKLGKLFRDNEDPGELIMDSNDLERERGITILAKNVSVEYKGVKINIIDTPGHADFGGEVERVLNMADGVLLLVDAFEGTMPQTRFVLQKALGLGKKPIVVINKVDKPNCRPDEVQEEVFDLMFNLNASEDQLDFTTIYGSAKQGWMSKDWRNPTTDITALCDAIIEHIPAPVALEGTPQLLITSLEYSNYVGRIAIGKLHRGTLKEGQNVALVKRDGAIVRSKIKELLTFEGLNKKKASSVSSGDICALVGLDDFSIGDTVADLENPEGLETIAIDEPTMSMLFTINNSPFFGRDGKYVTSRHIKDRLDKELEKNIALRVSETDSADSFMVYGRGILHLSVLIETMRREGYELQVGQPKVIIKEIEGVKCEPIEELTVDVPEESSGKVIEMVSRRRGEMEKMETKGDRIHLEFSIPSRGIIGLRNQVLTATAGEAVMTHRFREFAPMKGEIEKRINGSLISIETGSAIAYALDKLQDRGHFFVDPGEEIYEGQVVGENNRAGDLGLNISKTKKMTNVRASGTDDKAKITPAIKFSLEEALEYIQEDEYVEVTPLHIRLRKILLTENERKRQGK from the coding sequence ATGTCCAAAATAAGAAATATTGCCATAATAGCGCACGTAGACCACGGAAAGACCACATTAGTAGATAATCTGATCAAGCTTGGAAAGCTTTTCAGGGATAATGAAGACCCCGGCGAATTAATTATGGACAGCAATGACCTGGAGCGTGAAAGAGGAATCACGATTCTGGCCAAGAATGTTTCCGTTGAATATAAGGGTGTAAAAATAAATATCATAGATACCCCCGGCCATGCTGATTTCGGAGGAGAAGTCGAACGGGTGCTCAATATGGCTGATGGCGTGTTATTGCTGGTTGATGCTTTTGAAGGTACTATGCCGCAAACCCGTTTTGTACTGCAAAAGGCTTTGGGATTAGGCAAAAAACCTATTGTGGTGATCAATAAAGTAGATAAACCCAATTGTCGGCCAGATGAGGTACAGGAAGAAGTGTTCGACCTGATGTTTAACCTGAATGCTTCCGAAGATCAGTTGGATTTTACCACCATATACGGTTCTGCCAAACAAGGATGGATGTCTAAGGATTGGCGTAACCCAACGACAGATATTACCGCATTGTGCGATGCCATTATCGAGCATATCCCAGCGCCTGTTGCACTGGAAGGTACTCCGCAGTTATTGATTACCTCACTAGAATACTCTAATTATGTGGGGCGGATTGCTATTGGGAAATTACATCGCGGAACCCTGAAAGAAGGGCAAAACGTAGCATTGGTAAAACGTGACGGCGCTATAGTGCGTTCTAAGATAAAAGAACTATTAACCTTTGAGGGTTTGAATAAGAAAAAAGCTTCATCGGTAAGTTCGGGGGATATTTGTGCATTGGTAGGATTGGATGATTTCAGCATCGGAGATACCGTAGCTGATCTGGAAAACCCCGAAGGACTGGAAACCATTGCTATTGACGAACCAACGATGAGTATGCTGTTCACCATAAATAATTCACCTTTCTTCGGCAGGGACGGTAAATATGTAACTTCCCGCCATATTAAGGACCGGTTGGACAAGGAATTGGAAAAGAATATTGCTCTTCGCGTATCAGAAACCGATTCGGCGGATTCATTCATGGTGTACGGCCGTGGGATTTTACATTTATCCGTGTTGATCGAGACCATGCGTCGTGAAGGATATGAATTACAGGTAGGACAGCCTAAAGTGATCATTAAGGAAATAGAAGGTGTGAAATGTGAACCTATTGAAGAATTGACGGTGGATGTTCCAGAAGAATCTTCCGGAAAGGTAATTGAGATGGTTTCCCGGAGAAGGGGAGAGATGGAGAAGATGGAAACCAAAGGAGACCGGATCCATCTTGAGTTTTCTATCCCTTCGCGTGGAATTATCGGATTGCGGAACCAGGTACTGACTGCGACTGCTGGAGAAGCTGTAATGACACACCGTTTCAGGGAATTTGCACCAATGAAAGGAGAAATTGAAAAACGCATCAACGGATCTTTGATCTCTATCGAGACAGGCAGTGCTATTGCTTATGCCCTGGATAAATTGCAGGACCGGGGCCATTTCTTTGTAGATCCAGGTGAAGAAATTTATGAAGGGCAGGTAGTCGGTGAAAATAACCGTGCAGGAGACCTGGGATTAAATATCTCGAAGACAAAAAAAATGACCAATGTACGTGCTTCCGGAACAGATGATAAGGCTAAAATAACGCCGGCTATCAAGTTTTCCCTGGAAGAGGCGCTTGAGTATATTCAGGAAGATGAATATGTGGAAGTAACCCCCTTGCATATCCGTCTGCGTAAAATTTTACTGACGGAAAATGAAAGGAAACGCCAGGGGAAATAA
- the rseP gene encoding RIP metalloprotease RseP produces the protein MEILIKASQFVLSLSILIVAHEMGHFLFAKLFKVRVEKFYLFFDAGFSLFKFKKGETEYGIGWLPLGGYVKIAGMIDESMDTEQMSQPPQPWEFRTKPAWQRLLIMVGGVLVNFVLAFFIYSMILFVWGKEYIPVQNAAYGYEFSQTALENGFRNGDKIIAVDGVSYDMLADLTEQIIHGGAKNVTIERDGERMDIALPYDFSAQYSSSKDKVFASPLYPFVIDKTQSGSPAAKAGLQSGDIITAVNDHPTPTAGLFMGEAKNNADKKINLTIERNGMQETMDMTVSESGTIGVYCQLPTKILKSERIEYGFFESIPAGIVYGVDILSNYVGNLGKLFNKGGLKQLGGFIAIGNIFPAEWDWLSFWTMTAFLSIILAFMNILPIPALDGGHVLFLLFEMITGRKPGDKFLERAQIVGMVILIGLLLIANGNDIIRLFSR, from the coding sequence ATGGAAATCCTTATAAAAGCCTCGCAGTTTGTTCTTAGCCTTTCCATACTGATTGTTGCCCATGAAATGGGGCATTTTCTTTTTGCTAAATTGTTTAAAGTCCGCGTTGAGAAATTTTACCTGTTTTTTGATGCAGGTTTTTCTTTATTCAAATTTAAAAAGGGGGAAACGGAATACGGTATCGGCTGGTTACCGCTGGGAGGATATGTGAAGATAGCCGGGATGATAGATGAATCCATGGATACGGAGCAAATGTCGCAACCGCCCCAGCCTTGGGAATTCCGTACCAAACCGGCATGGCAACGTCTATTGATCATGGTGGGTGGTGTATTGGTCAATTTTGTTTTGGCCTTTTTTATCTATTCGATGATCCTTTTTGTCTGGGGAAAAGAATACATACCGGTACAGAATGCAGCTTATGGATATGAGTTTTCCCAAACGGCCCTGGAAAACGGATTCAGGAACGGAGATAAAATTATAGCGGTAGATGGTGTAAGTTACGATATGTTAGCTGATCTTACTGAACAAATCATTCATGGAGGGGCAAAAAATGTAACCATTGAACGTGACGGAGAAAGAATGGATATAGCATTACCATATGATTTTTCTGCACAGTATTCATCCTCAAAGGATAAGGTATTTGCTTCACCGCTTTACCCTTTTGTCATAGATAAGACCCAGTCCGGTTCTCCGGCGGCTAAAGCAGGATTACAATCCGGCGACATCATAACAGCTGTTAATGATCATCCGACCCCTACAGCCGGTTTGTTCATGGGTGAAGCCAAAAATAACGCAGATAAAAAGATTAACCTGACCATAGAACGCAATGGTATGCAGGAAACGATGGATATGACTGTCTCCGAAAGCGGAACCATTGGTGTATATTGTCAGTTACCTACTAAAATACTGAAATCGGAGCGTATTGAGTATGGCTTTTTTGAATCTATTCCTGCAGGGATCGTTTATGGCGTGGATATTCTATCCAACTATGTGGGTAATCTTGGTAAGCTCTTCAATAAAGGCGGCCTGAAGCAATTGGGCGGTTTTATTGCTATTGGAAATATATTTCCTGCAGAATGGGATTGGTTGTCTTTTTGGACGATGACGGCTTTCCTTTCAATTATTCTTGCATTTATGAATATTCTTCCTATTCCGGCGCTTGATGGAGGTCATGTATTGTTCCTTCTTTTTGAGATGATTACAGGAAGAAAACCAGGTGATAAATTTTTAGAACGGGCGCAAATCGTTGGTATGGTTATTTTGATAGGCTTGCTTCTGATAGCCAACGGAAATGATATCATCAGATTATTCT